The following are from one region of the Streptomyces changanensis genome:
- the ssuE gene encoding NADPH-dependent FMN reductase: MATVLALSGSPSRTSRTALLAEHTAAGLRARGHRTHLLALRELPAAPLLAADTHDASLARAVSLVAEADALVVATPIYQAVYSGLLKTFLDLLPQHAFAGKPVLPLATGGSSAHVLALDYALRPVLTALGAQVCQGRFVLDRHITTAPDGAVILDDDVERQLARTADQFARALPSRAPLTAA, from the coding sequence GTGGCCACCGTCCTCGCCCTGTCCGGCAGCCCGTCCCGTACCTCCCGTACCGCCCTGCTCGCCGAGCACACCGCAGCGGGCCTGCGGGCCCGCGGTCACCGGACCCACCTGCTCGCCCTGCGTGAACTGCCCGCGGCACCGCTGCTCGCCGCGGACACGCACGACGCGTCGCTCGCCCGCGCCGTGAGCCTGGTGGCCGAGGCCGACGCCCTCGTCGTGGCCACCCCCATCTACCAGGCCGTCTACTCCGGCCTGCTCAAGACCTTCCTCGACCTGCTGCCTCAGCACGCGTTCGCCGGGAAACCGGTGCTTCCCCTGGCCACCGGCGGCAGCTCGGCCCACGTCCTCGCCCTCGACTACGCCCTGCGCCCGGTCCTCACCGCGCTCGGCGCCCAGGTCTGTCAGGGCCGGTTCGTCCTGGACCGGCACATCACGACCGCCCCGGACGGCGCGGTGATCCTCGACGACGACGTCGAACGGCAACTTGCCCGCACCGCGGACCAGTTCGCCCGCGCTCTCCCGTCCCGCGCACCCCTGACCGCCGCCTGA
- a CDS encoding MFS transporter: protein MAHQPLTPTRTPPVTAPAPAMSAVQKRTLTVLLVSQVLSGVGLAAGVTVAGLLAGQMLHDTSLSGLPIALLTAGSAVAAVVIGRVSQYLGRRPGLAAGYLTGALGGAGVVVAAALGSPALLFVSLFLYGAGTTSNLQARYAGADLAAPRQRARATSTVIVATTVGGITGPLLVTPAGHLATALRLPEPAGLFLLSTVAFTLAGLTLLVWLRPDPLLLARTLPAPPAESAPADSPSRPGPGLLVGVVVLVLSQLVMVAVMTMTPVHMHAHGFGTTASGLVIALHTGSMYLPSPLAGRLVDRFGATVMSVVTAGTLCAAGAVAALAPDHSFPLIALALVLLGVGWSFGLVTGTAIVTDSTPLATRAKVQGLVDVAIAIAGAVGGLASGIVVAFASYPILAVLCGVLASVAAPAAIVAARKGSSRACPA, encoded by the coding sequence ATGGCCCACCAGCCCCTCACCCCCACCCGCACCCCGCCCGTCACCGCTCCCGCCCCCGCCATGTCCGCGGTGCAGAAGCGCACCCTGACCGTGCTGCTCGTCTCCCAGGTCCTCAGCGGTGTCGGCCTCGCCGCCGGGGTCACCGTCGCCGGGCTGCTGGCCGGGCAGATGCTCCACGACACCTCGCTGTCCGGACTGCCCATCGCCCTGCTCACCGCGGGCTCCGCCGTCGCCGCCGTCGTCATCGGACGCGTCTCCCAGTACCTCGGCCGCCGCCCCGGACTGGCCGCCGGGTATCTCACCGGCGCCCTCGGCGGTGCCGGTGTCGTCGTCGCGGCCGCGCTCGGCAGCCCAGCCCTGCTGTTCGTCTCCCTGTTCCTGTACGGCGCCGGCACCACGTCCAACCTCCAGGCCCGATACGCGGGAGCCGACCTCGCCGCACCCCGTCAGCGCGCCCGCGCCACCTCCACCGTCATCGTCGCCACCACCGTCGGCGGCATCACCGGACCGTTGCTCGTCACCCCCGCCGGGCACCTCGCGACCGCCCTCCGACTGCCCGAGCCGGCCGGCCTGTTCCTCCTCTCCACGGTCGCGTTCACGCTGGCTGGGCTCACCCTCCTCGTATGGCTGCGGCCTGACCCGCTGCTGCTCGCCCGCACCCTGCCCGCGCCTCCTGCCGAGAGCGCACCGGCGGATTCCCCCTCCCGGCCCGGGCCCGGACTGCTCGTCGGTGTCGTCGTCCTGGTCCTCAGTCAGCTCGTCATGGTCGCCGTGATGACCATGACCCCCGTCCATATGCACGCCCACGGCTTCGGCACCACCGCGTCCGGCCTGGTCATCGCCTTGCACACGGGCTCCATGTATCTGCCGTCACCCCTGGCCGGCCGCCTCGTCGACCGATTCGGCGCCACGGTGATGAGCGTGGTGACGGCCGGCACGCTGTGCGCGGCGGGAGCAGTCGCCGCCCTCGCGCCCGACCACTCCTTCCCCCTGATCGCCCTCGCCCTCGTCCTGCTCGGCGTCGGCTGGAGCTTCGGCCTGGTCACCGGCACCGCGATCGTCACCGACAGCACGCCCCTGGCCACCCGCGCCAAGGTCCAGGGACTGGTCGACGTCGCCATCGCCATCGCGGGCGCCGTCGGCGGCCTGGCCTCCGGCATCGTCGTCGCCTTCGCCAGCTACCCGATCCTCGCCGTTCTGTGCGGCGTCCTCGCCTCTGTGGCCGCGCCTGCGGCCATCGTCGCGGCCCGCAAGGGCTCCTCGCGCGCCTGTCCGGCGTAG
- a CDS encoding MBL fold metallo-hydrolase — protein sequence MSSPTPQTAPFPVRVFGGPTALFEYGGLRFLTDPTFDGPGDHQAPAVVLTKTAAAAGSPADLGRVDVVLLSHDEHADNLDTSGRALLADVPLTLTTPGGGERLGQAATGLADWQSIELDRRDGVPGTVTVTGVPAIHGPGQREEVEPICGEVVGFVLTGEDLPTVYVSGDNASLDAVKEIAERFAPVDTALLFAGAPRFPDVFDGGLIVLDSAQAAQAAKILDAGRVVPVHYDSWAHFTEGRDELVAAFAAAGLADRVDFGVRG from the coding sequence GTGTCTTCCCCGACCCCGCAGACCGCCCCGTTCCCCGTCCGCGTCTTCGGCGGCCCGACTGCCCTCTTCGAGTACGGCGGCCTGCGCTTTCTCACCGACCCGACCTTCGACGGCCCGGGCGACCACCAGGCACCGGCCGTCGTGCTGACCAAGACGGCGGCGGCTGCCGGCAGCCCGGCCGATCTCGGCCGGGTCGACGTGGTCCTGCTCTCGCACGACGAGCACGCCGACAACCTCGACACCTCCGGCCGGGCCCTGCTCGCCGACGTCCCTCTGACGCTCACCACCCCCGGCGGTGGGGAGCGTCTCGGGCAGGCGGCCACCGGTCTCGCCGACTGGCAGTCGATCGAGCTCGATCGCCGGGACGGCGTGCCCGGCACGGTCACCGTGACCGGCGTGCCCGCCATCCACGGCCCCGGCCAACGCGAGGAGGTCGAGCCGATCTGCGGCGAGGTCGTCGGCTTCGTCCTGACCGGCGAGGATCTGCCCACCGTCTACGTCAGCGGCGACAACGCGTCCCTCGACGCGGTCAAGGAGATCGCCGAGCGCTTCGCCCCGGTGGACACGGCCCTCCTCTTCGCCGGAGCACCCCGCTTCCCTGACGTCTTCGACGGCGGGCTGATCGTCCTGGACAGCGCCCAGGCCGCCCAGGCCGCGAAGATCCTCGATGCCGGCCGCGTGGTCCCCGTCCACTACGACAGCTGGGCCCACTTCACCGAGGGCCGCGACGAGCTCGTCGCCGCCTTCGCCGCCGCCGGTCTCGCCGACCGCGTCGACTTCGGCGTCCGAGGCTGA
- a CDS encoding LLM class flavin-dependent oxidoreductase produces MTDPIRGTRHGSAPAALSVLDSAMTGTGQTAAEALAGSIELARLADRRGFTRYWTNEHHAMPGVSTSSPPVLLSRLTAETSRLRLGAGGIMLPNHPPLVVAEQFGMLEALAPGRIDLGLGRAPGTDHATAAALRRGASGAEDFPQQVAELLHFLGDDFPAGHPYADRLYAVPGPAQDRLNGVAPPTGRLPVWLLGSSGYSAQLAARLGLPFAFAAHFNPRDVVAALRLYRERFTPSEALAEPYALVSFTVAASDDEREARRQAGTLAHAMLRMFQRKSYLLPSPEEVDAYTYDAQERQAVDSWLDHVPHGTPEQVTGHLNQVQRDSGADELMIGSVGHSVRARLRSTELIADAYGMPDSPL; encoded by the coding sequence GTGACCGACCCGATCCGCGGCACCCGCCACGGCTCCGCCCCCGCCGCCCTGTCCGTACTGGACTCCGCCATGACCGGCACCGGCCAGACCGCCGCGGAGGCGTTGGCCGGCAGCATCGAACTCGCCCGGCTCGCCGACCGGCGCGGCTTCACCCGCTACTGGACGAACGAGCACCACGCCATGCCCGGCGTCTCCACCTCCAGCCCGCCCGTCCTGCTGTCCCGGCTCACCGCGGAGACCAGCAGGCTGCGGCTCGGCGCGGGCGGGATCATGCTGCCCAACCATCCGCCGCTGGTCGTCGCGGAACAGTTCGGCATGCTGGAGGCCCTCGCCCCCGGCCGCATCGACCTGGGCCTGGGCCGCGCCCCGGGCACCGATCACGCCACTGCCGCCGCGCTGCGCCGCGGCGCGAGCGGCGCCGAGGACTTCCCCCAGCAGGTGGCCGAGCTGCTGCACTTCCTCGGCGACGACTTCCCGGCCGGGCACCCCTACGCCGACCGCCTGTACGCCGTGCCGGGACCCGCCCAGGACCGGCTCAACGGCGTCGCCCCGCCCACCGGCCGCCTGCCGGTGTGGCTGCTCGGTTCGTCCGGTTACTCGGCGCAGCTCGCCGCCCGGCTCGGTCTGCCGTTCGCCTTCGCCGCGCACTTCAACCCGCGCGACGTGGTGGCCGCCCTGCGCCTGTACCGCGAGCGGTTCACTCCGTCCGAGGCCCTGGCCGAGCCGTACGCGCTGGTCAGCTTCACCGTCGCGGCATCCGACGACGAGCGTGAGGCCCGCCGCCAGGCCGGCACCCTCGCGCACGCCATGCTCCGCATGTTCCAGCGCAAGTCCTATCTGCTGCCGTCCCCCGAGGAAGTGGACGCCTACACCTACGACGCCCAGGAACGCCAGGCCGTCGACAGCTGGCTGGACCACGTCCCGCACGGCACCCCCGAGCAGGTCACCGGACACCTGAACCAGGTCCAGCGGGACTCCGGCGCCGACGAGCTCATGATCGGCAGCGTCGGCCACTCCGTCCGGGCCCGGCTGCGCTCCACCGAGCTGATCGCCGACGCCTACGGCATGCCCGACAGCCCGCTCTGA